The Kitasatospora paranensis genome has a window encoding:
- a CDS encoding esterase/lipase family protein yields the protein MRRPPRRLLNRMRSLPAVTTVLALACLTGLAGASPAAADGQLPVPYSVATAVTAGNLAPNTPPPGSNDWSCRPSAAHPRPVVLVHGTLSNEEMNGDSLSPLLHNNGYCVFAFNYGGSDLLPNKGLWPIPGSADTLRQFVDQVLAATGTAQVDLVGHSQGGMMPRYYLKYLGGAAKVHTLVGLGPTNHGGTVSGFTSLMDYFHLLGAVSDVDSIVCDACAQQLVGSDFLADLNAGGDTVPGVNYTVIATRYDELSSPYTNDFLSGPNVTNITLQDGCAIDLSGHVELMYRPRSLTMVLNALDPAHPEPVPCLYVPFAG from the coding sequence ATGCGCCGTCCCCCGCGCCGCCTGCTGAACCGGATGAGATCGCTCCCGGCCGTGACCACGGTACTCGCGCTCGCCTGCCTGACCGGCCTGGCCGGTGCCTCCCCGGCTGCGGCCGACGGCCAGCTGCCCGTGCCGTACTCCGTGGCCACCGCCGTGACCGCCGGAAACCTCGCGCCGAACACCCCGCCCCCGGGGTCCAACGACTGGTCCTGCCGGCCGAGCGCCGCGCACCCCCGGCCCGTCGTCCTCGTGCACGGCACCCTGTCCAACGAGGAGATGAACGGGGACTCGCTCTCGCCCCTGCTCCACAACAACGGCTACTGCGTCTTCGCCTTCAACTACGGCGGCTCCGACCTGCTCCCCAACAAGGGCCTGTGGCCGATCCCCGGCAGCGCCGACACCCTGCGCCAGTTCGTCGACCAGGTGCTCGCCGCCACCGGCACCGCCCAGGTCGATCTGGTCGGCCACTCCCAGGGCGGCATGATGCCCCGCTACTACCTCAAGTACCTCGGAGGCGCCGCCAAGGTCCACACCCTCGTGGGCCTCGGCCCCACCAACCACGGCGGCACCGTCAGCGGGTTCACGAGCCTGATGGACTACTTCCACCTGCTCGGCGCGGTCTCGGACGTCGACTCCATCGTCTGCGACGCGTGCGCACAGCAGCTGGTCGGCTCCGACTTCCTGGCCGACCTCAACGCGGGCGGCGACACCGTCCCCGGCGTCAACTACACCGTGATCGCCACCAGGTACGACGAACTCTCCTCCCCGTACACCAACGACTTCCTCAGCGGACCGAACGTCACCAACATCACCCTGCAGGACGGCTGCGCGATCGACCTCTCCGGCCACGTCGAACTGATGTACCGGCCGCGGTCGCTGACCATGGTCCTGAACGCCCTCGATCCCGCCCACCCCGAGCCCGTCCCCTGCCTGTACGTGCCCTTCGCGGGCTGA